The Gossypium hirsutum isolate 1008001.06 chromosome D06, Gossypium_hirsutum_v2.1, whole genome shotgun sequence genome contains the following window.
AAGAATACAAAATTAACGagatattaaaagaaatggtttataaatttaaattcgtGTCTAGGTTGACTGAACGTGATCCTAGaaacaatattttattaaatttacggCGTGTCATGTGACATGAAAGTAATAACATGAAGAATAACgaaaattcaaacattatttCATTGTGTTATGCATAtgtattatttaacaaaaataattaaaatatggaaattaaatttgtgaaatgacttGTATTCTAAATTGACATTATTGATTCAAAGATTAATTAGAAGCAAAATTCATTGTGAAATGACTTCTATTCTAACTTGACATTATTGATTCAAAGATTTAGAATCAAAATTCCTCGTGAAAAATGTGATTTCCATCAAGAAACTTTTTGGAATAATTAAGAACAAAGAGATTGACGAAAGAAAACAAATTCCCTCAGGAGACACGtgggagaaaataaaaatagtcaCCAAAATGATTTATTGTTTATGGGATAATTTAACATTTAGTCCCTGGGCTTGTTAATCTTTTCCGCTTTGCTCCTTAACTTTTTTTTGTCAACATTAATCTCAAAGCTtggtaactttttttttctcaatttgatcTTTGAACTTAGATTTTGTTAAGGTGTAATGGTATGGCATTCCAAAATTTCATCACACCATCGCttgaattcttttaaaaattttataatttctttataatttttagggtaaactatacccGATGTTAGTAAATTATTAGgaagtttacgttttggtcactcaacttcaaaaagttataaaatggacATAGAACTactcaaaagttttcatttgagttattgagttgttaaaattattgttgtatggCCTTCTCTATTCTCACTGCTCGCACCAATATATCATAAGCTCTCCTTCCTATTCTtttctacaatttagttttttttatgaaataactttgaaCATCACGAATTTACGAATCAAAATCCAAACAAATTTATTCTCCGACATTAACCGTTAGATTAACTTGGCTCTAAGGTAttaggtatgttcttctacttgttTATGGGTACTAATCCACTGTTTCGACCATTGAATCATTGCTTGAAGCTTGTTAGTtagatttaaaaaacaaaaagaaaaaaacttaacagtctagtgaccattttgtaactttttaagattaaataataaaaacttactaataatttagtgattttgGGCGTAGCTTACCCTTTTTcaataaagttatatatatttaatgatttttttaatttaataaaagtaatatGTTGAAATATATTGTAATAATTAAATGATTCATAATCTGTGTGTGAGTATcaattaaaaaatagtaaaaggaaaaatcaaatcttaattacAGGAAAAGTCAGAAAAGTACATGCGGGTTTTCCGGTAAAAGAACGAATAATTGATGACGTGCCACGTGGATAAACCTGAACCATAAGATGAAAGTTCAACGGCGGAGATTCAAACCTTTATTTGAGTAGATTCATTGAAACTGGAAGAGAAACTGTAGAGAACTGCCCACTGAACAGATTCATGTTCTTACATGTTTATCCCTCTACAAaatttatggtctaatttcaTTTTTAGCCCCTCTTAAATTTCAGATATAATTCTTCTTCAATTtaagtttttcaatttttataacaaTATTGATCTAGTTCTAACTTGTTCGGAAATCGATTCTCATattacaaaaactaaaaaaattaattcaattgagTAACAATATTAAACATCACCGTTAAATTTTTGACCTAAAAATTAacaattcaattatttatatacaaaaaatttaaaaaaattaatagttatcGCTCATATGCATTGTTAATAATTAGGCCAACTTTTAAATTTTtcgtaaaaataaattttaacaaattaaagtaaaaagatttaactttttaattttcgTACCGTAGAgagataataaaattaataattagacCTAATATTATTAGTAGCTCCAAATTTATAATGCGATTAACTATCGCTTTAAAATGGTAACATGGATTCTTTTCGTAGATAGTTTTTTTTCCGTATACAATTTTTATTATTACCCATAATCTCTTCCAAACTCTTAAGTCAGAAGATAATACGCACATAAACACGCTCAAACCTATATCCACTTGTTTATTGCAACAACAACAACTAACTTAACTattgcaataacaatagtatcaatTGAACTAAGGCTTAATCGACAATGTTGATGATGTTATTAAAACTAGATTTTGTTACACCCATGATGTGAGTGAAAGAAaatattatatgttaaaaatagtttcttttaaaatttattcaatagtAAATATAAGTGGAGTGGTaacaaatttgtattttaataCTATTAAACACATGTTCAATTTGAGGATCtgtaatttttaattcttttatttgaaaatgatataaatgtatgaaaagataaaaatgtcatcataataatattaagggtaaattacacttaaGGTCACTGagctattagtaagtttacgttttggtcactcaacttcaaaaagttacaaaaatggtcattgaactatttgaaagttttcatttaagttattgagatgttaaaatcattgttgtataGCCTTGTCTATTTGCACTACATGTACCAATTGAAAGCTctcatttctcttcttttctatagtttgatttttttttcatgaaacaactttgaatgcCATGAATATGAGAATCAAAATCTAAACATTTTTCTTCTCTAATTTCCAACACTGACCAttagatcgacttggatctaagatatgttATTCTATTCGTTGATAGATATTGGTCCACTAGTCAGATCAACAAATCGTTGTTTGCAACTTGCTAGcttctctttttaaaaaaaaaacttaatagtccaatgatttaaataaattttttgaatagtttagtgacttaaatgaaaacatttgaataatttagtgaccatttattaaatgactaaaacttaaaattttctaatattaattaaaatgattaaatatagTATAAACAGATTAAGAGAGAttaaaatcaaaatcatatatatatttggttataaTTTAGGAGGAGAGAGATAGGGAGCTGGTTTTGGTCATAAATGAGGTAAGGGTGTAGCAGAGGGCGGAGGGCAGTTCTCATGGCGGCGTTGCAGTGGCTTAAATTCCGTGCCATTATTGGTGGGTAAATTGAAGTGATAgagaaagccaaaaaaaaaaaaaaaccctccttgtttttctttattttatttctaccctaaaagaaaaataatatttttaacctCAAAAAACATCCtagaagaacaaaaaaaaaaacagatccTTTGTACTTAAATTTCTACTAATTCAGAGTTTTCAGACAGAACcagaaacaaaacaaagaaagatCAGGTCAAAACCAAAACCCCAACAGTTGTTGTTTAACCCCCCCCATAAAAACCCACTAGTTGATCTTGGGTGGGTTTGAAAGGGGTATTTGATAGTGTGTTTTGCTATGGATTTTGGGTCcaaattgatagattttgtaTCCAACAAATGGCTGGTTTCTTCTATTTAACTGGAAACAAACAAGAAGATAAAGAAGAAAGCTTACATTTATATAGAAACGAAGAGATCTACAACAGTAACAACAGAGGGTTCGAGATATGGCCGCAGTACTATTATCAGCAACCGCAGCAAGCAAACGTGGTGAGCAGCACCTACCCGTTTGGGACGGGTCCTAGTCGAAGAACTATCGCTGGTGGGTTTAATTTATCCGATGAATCATCATCTTCAAGGTTAAGACAAGGAGGAATAAATTGTCAAGATTGTGGTAACCAAGCTAAGAAAGATTGTCTACATTTAAGGTGTAGAACTTGTTGTAAAAGCCGAGGGTTTCAGTGTCAAACACATGTTAAAAGTACTTGGGTTCCTGCTGCTAAAAGACGTGAACGACAACAACAACTTGCAACTTTACAACAACAACAAGAACAACAACAGTTTCGTGGTGAGATCCCTAAAAGACAGAAAGAGAATCAAGGTGGTGTTGTTGTAACAGCTGTTCCTTCACTTGCTTGTACTCGTTTATCACCCACCACCACAGCTACCACTTCAGGTAAAAAAGAAACCTTGAGAATGGTCTAAAATGGTGATATTTTTGTAGACAAAAGCTCACATCCCCacctgttttttttaaaatttttaaattccatTATTTCAGCCACTATTTGATGGTAAAACTGACTAAGAATTTCCATAATATTCGGGTTCCTgtgttacttatttatttattaaggtTTGCTTTTTCTTTATATACATATTAGGGTTGGAACTGGGGCAATTCCCACCGGAAGTGAGCTCACAAGCAGTGTTCCGGTGCGTGAAAGTAAGTGCTATGGACGATGTTGATGAAGAATTCGCTTATCAAACGGCGGTGAACATTGCCGGACATGTGTTTAAAGGTATACTCTATGACCAAGGACCTGAATCTCGTTACACCGGTGGCGGCGGTGGCAGCAGAGAAAACTCTCAACAACAACAGCAACTTAATCTCATGGCCGATATGACGACGACAGTCGTGGCTACTTCAAGTAACATAGGCACGAACATGCTCGATCCTTCGGTCTACCCAGCTCCGATCAATGCTTTTATTGCCGGTACGCAATTCTTCCCACATCCAAGGTCTTGATTTTAACGAGCATTTGTCTCTCCGAAATATGTTATCATCTACCAAAACTTAGAAAGCTCATAATTTAAATGAGAATAGAATCCATATGATAATGGgggatgttttttttttttaaaatttaaattcagattTTCAATgactttacatatatatatattatgttttttgaTTTGAGTGTACTTTGTGCAACATGTGAATGTGTTTGCTTTCTTGAATCTGTTTGGTTGCAAAGAAAATGGGACGAGAAAAGAAACATTAGGTTTTAGGCATAGGGTTATACATTgcattaaatatatatgttttgagaATGTATATGTATTGGTGCATATATATTCACAAATATTTAGCATTTATAGGACGTGCATGGGTGTGACCCTCCATTGcaaattatatatatgcatgtgatttatgtttatttttagttTGAGACTAATGATAGTAGGCTAAGGTACGCAAGGTGTTAAATGGATATCTATAGAGATGCTTCTGTTTTGCTAGCCTTCTAGATTTATCCGATACCCTAGCTTTGCTCCTCGTTTAGAATCTGACCTGATTTAGTCAATTTCTAATGTAATTACTAGATACAAAAGATTttcagataaaaaaaataaaaaatatatatgtaagatTTACATTTGATGCACTAATAATTTACCATTCTATAGATTATCAGTGAATTAGATGATGAGTCATTatttgaaaaagaattaaattaatttcattttcaatgttattatttgatttacTAATGATGTGTATAATTATAAATTGTTAGAATATCAAATATTAATCTATATAATCAAAAAGTGTTGAACGTAGTAGTCATACAAGAAGAGAATTTAGGTTCGaactcaaaaaataatattattagaaGAGGTAATTACAAATTCGaaaagaaataattttcttaacccataaaataaacataaatgttTGTTATTTGTCGGAGGGATTATGGAAGGGTCAGAACAGGATGATTCTTTATGGTCATGAAATGAATAATAGCTAGCATTGTCCTCAGTGTTGATGCttaaatctaataataataataataataattggatCGTAGGGAAAACAAAACAAAGTAATAAAAGATTCGTGGAGTTTTATAGAAGaagataagaaaatattattgaGGAATTAATGCATTTATAGCCTACTTGACCTAGAAGCATCATCTCCTTGTGcatttttctcaaaaaataaaaaaggggtcaCATTGCTAAAGATAATAGGGGAATggttataaatattgaaatttgttaaatatgaattaattgaattaatcacATATGAAGTTCATTAgcaatagttaattaattttaattaaatagttaatttttttcttattagtATTGAgtcaattaattgaattaatcacATATGAAGTTCATTAGCAATAgttaattgattttaattaaatagttaatttttttcGTATTAGTATTGAGTCGATTGTTAATCGTCTAAGGGAGGTTCCTGAGAAAATCGTTCCAATTTGTCCTCCAATTGGTACATATATAGCAGCTCGAGCAATGCCTCGATAATCAATAGGTTTGAGATTGGGATCTCCATGCCCAACCTTCAACGCTAATCCTTTTCCCAAGATTACATATCCATTTTACCAGTTTTCCTCAGTGTAGTTCCATCTACCAATTCCTTATgtgacaagaaaaagaaaataaaaaaagcctaaaaatttaaCTCCCAAGTAATTGGGAAAACCATGTTAACTAGAATAAGTACATTAATgttttgtataataataattatttatgtacgatTAATGTATCAATTTCATGTACCAttagtaaataataaaacaaataatggagggcttataaataaacaataactttatttaagtataattaaatattaattgtaattattataattttatctgGTTTAGAGTTTACAGTTTAGAATTTAGGCTTTATATCGAATTTCgggttttatatttatatttaaataaagttattaatatttatttctaagtgatgtattattttttatttcatgagtGATGAAGTATCATCTTATTATCTACGAATGATGTATAAGATGTACATATTGACCAACTGTGCATTAAATATTTACCGAATAATAATATTTGAtagtaaaatgaaaataaaagggttgGTTTTGCTTGACAAGTGTGGCTGTTGAATCATTTCCATTAGCATGAAAGATAGGATTGCAATTTACCTCACTAGGTCTGTTTGTCATTAAGCTAAAATTTGGCCAAaaaattgacaattttttttacctattttgctGGAATTTTCACCACCTAATTACTTTGTTTTTGAACTTATAAATGATTATTTCAATGGAAGAATTTAGAATAGTATTAGGCGTGGGTAATTACTCTTTTATTTTCATAGTGCTCCTTGTTATAATTAGGTCATTATTGAAATCTTTGAATGCTAGATTACTACAAGAAATTATTATAATGCCAAAAATAATTGAGCTAAATTAAATTGTTTCTTATTAtcaaaacataatttactaagatttattcctccattgtttttgcttttttccttggaaaaaattaaacataataaaagCTAGAGGTGAGTATGGTTCGGTTTGGTCgagttttttgaaaatttcaaactatttataatgattaggtttgttttttcattttctatacaaattttgtgttttaaatttttggacttattttgaaaaaaaaaagctttattTAATGGATTTTTggcttataaaatatttttaaaatgattaatttcaagtaaataaaaataattaaaactcttatgtagtatttttgaaaataattattatataaaattttaagatattttcattattttgcatcataaaaattaaaattaatttaaataattataaattaataaaaataaaattaacttccATTCGAATAACTGCGATTTTTCAACTTATATTTCAAAAAATCATCCAAATGCTATAGATTAGATATTTTCATCCCAATATAAAATTACTTTCCATACTTGATATATGCATATTGTATACATGAGTTCTatctatattaattttaatttcatcataaattataataattgatTCTAACTATAACCATATACCtataattttgtatttataatttctttgctCTAAGAAGAGTATTTATAatctcttaaaaaataataaactaatgCTATATATATAAGATAATTGCATACTTCAAGtttcaaataataacataaagaGTAAATTAATACATGATTTTGCAAACAAGTGTGGTTTTAATATtactatatttaataatatatattttcatcttcgaaaaatataaataattatttttggtacaaaaattataaataaaatgtccattaTTAAATGAGGagggattgtatgaaactgtgattctaTGTCATCCCTCTCCTTTTctaataggagaatgacaaaagaattttcttctgattttcagctttttcctcttaaaaaaaattcaaatccaactaaaactactaaaaatcaagaagaaaaatctgatttgtcattttCCTATTGAAAAGGGAAAAGGATGACATGAAattacagtttcatacaatcttttctcGTTACTAAATTTAGtacaatattatatttttgatAACCCAATattattgttataaaatattgtattaattatCTTACTAACCTCATTTATTAGCAAAATTCAATTAAGGAGAAAGGCATTGTATGAAAAGTCgacctttgaaaagaaaaaataaaattaacttagaGGGCGTAGTGCCCCCCAACTAACGTAACCTTAGTGACACGaaatatttattattagttaattttagatccCAAGGCCATTTCCCTAGCTATAAAGCTGCCATACTTAATTCATTATAGCCTAGAATTaatttatgataattttatcaatttaattcattggcaaataaaaatagaaaattccgcATATTTATAACTACTTATTATCAATCAATTAATCAAGATTTCAATAGTAATTATTGAAGAATTTTTTACTTTTCCGAAAAACTATCATTTACTCTTAATGGATTGACCCCTCAAtgaattaatattaatttctgAATCGGTGGTAGTACAGTTGTCCACAATGTCTTATATTCTATAGGGTATGAGCTCCAACCCTATATAGATAGATATGCTCTACACACGGTTTGTCTCAATGAGACGATCTTATTTTATTGAATCCGTCATCTTAAAGActtaaatttttcacaaaatcttaATTTGAAACTCTACTTAATAATAATATCGATTCATTAAAGAATTCATCCTCTCTAATTAAATGACACTCTAAAAACAtgttcgaaaaaaataaaaacccaaaacttaaattaaaacatactataaaatgatatttttctaaaatattatgaATGGATATGAAGAGGAAATTAAATTGATATGCAGTGATTAATATTTGGTGGGATATGGAATACTTTTTTTAACATTGACCCGATAGTGAATTGACATTCACGTGGGCTGCCCGCATGCTTCCATTGCACATTGACACTTGGAACGACTCTCATTACCCTAAATTAGATGCATCCGGAGAATATGGTACCTAATTTTTCATTGATAAGACTTCCTTGCCCCCACTAAgtcacaaaaatcaaaatattatctgTTCACAAAGGTTCTTGAAGTACTTATATATCAATTTCTAACTCTATGTTGGTTGTATTTAAATAtccttttactttaaattttactatacataagtttttcttttaaaaattattatactatgtaatatttgattttgatttgaacGTATGTTTTAATGTCTTTTATTAGTTGGCTTAAATTAGTGGGCAAGACCCATTAATCGATTAATGATTATCATCTAAGTTATaatgagtttaattttaatacttaattggtatttaaatttaattttagtgtttaattttatactcaaactaaatattattatatagtcTAATGAATATTTGACATACGTGCTTTAGAGGAAAAAATATAAGTACTTATTTAGGaaaaaaactcaaatattaaGTAAAACATTGAAGCTAAACTAAGgtgcttaattaaaaaaaaaccttaaatatCAAACTGAAAAAGCTTAAGTACTAAAATGAATATTAGATCCAAACTCAGATGCTAAAGTGGAAGAAAAGGAACTCATGTACACTCAAATACCAAATCAGAAAAGAAAATATTGTGTTTGCTATTGTCAACATGTTTTGTGATACTGGAGATATATCATCTTAGctgcgcatatatatatatatatatatatgtatatatatataggcatatAGCTGTATAATTTGAGTAAAACGAAAAAGGCCCATTAGCTGACCAAAGCTAAACATAGTGTTTTTGGGATACTCACTGATCCTCAATTGCCACAGTTGCTGCTATATTTTGTTATGGAAACTTCCTTAATTATTGAATCCAAAACTGCAAGTATAAAAGATGGGTTTTGGACCTTTGGTCCCTATTCATCCTTATCGTGTGATGAGGAAGGGTAAATTCCACTGACATCCTTGAAATATGATTAGATTCGATTCCTAATTTAAagtatttattgaatttttaaagtataaatattgaTCAAGTATTTTCCGATTGTCTCACTATTAGCTTAAGCTTTTACTGCTGAGCATGTTTAAAATGTATGTGTAACTATTGAATGAATTGTTTGAATCTGATGTGTTAAGACAGGCATTGCACTCATGAGTTTTAGtaatattgtttaattttttaacatgTTAGATCCAAGTTGTTTATATGGTAGGTGCACACATGTTTTACAATATGGTTCATGTCAGAACCAAACTAGTATTTAATGACTAGGCTAATGGAAGGATTTGACTGATACAAAACTAATATTTTGAAGAGGGTTGAGCaagaaaaaattgagaaataaaaaatcgGCCAGAATCGAAGTGTTTgaacaatttataaaatataagttaaaaaacaattatacaaatggaattgaattctatttttatttaatttt
Protein-coding sequences here:
- the LOC121218147 gene encoding protein SHI RELATED SEQUENCE 7 yields the protein MAGFFYLTGNKQEDKEESLHLYRNEEIYNSNNRGFEIWPQYYYQQPQQANVVSSTYPFGTGPSRRTIAGGFNLSDESSSSRLRQGGINCQDCGNQAKKDCLHLRCRTCCKSRGFQCQTHVKSTWVPAAKRRERQQQLATLQQQQEQQQFRGEIPKRQKENQGGVVVTAVPSLACTRLSPTTTATTSGLELGQFPPEVSSQAVFRCVKVSAMDDVDEEFAYQTAVNIAGHVFKGILYDQGPESRYTGGGGGSRENSQQQQQLNLMADMTTTVVATSSNIGTNMLDPSVYPAPINAFIAGTQFFPHPRS